One segment of Massilia sp. Se16.2.3 DNA contains the following:
- a CDS encoding acyl-CoA dehydrogenase family protein, whose product MILTEEHQMIRDALRSYAQERLAPNAARWDKEHYFPKAELKELAGLGAFGVAVPEQYGGAGLDYVSLALVLEEIAAGDGGTSTIISVNNCPVCSIAMMYANEEQKQRWLRPLAQGELLGAFALTEPHTGSDAAALRTTAVRDGDHYIINGTKQFITSGKYGDVAIVMAVTDRAAGKKGISAFWVPTDTPGYIVAGLEQKMGQHSSDTAQIVFENCRVPVENLIGEEGMGYKIALSGLEGGRIGIASQSVGMARAAFEAALGYAKERESFGKAIFEHQSVQFRLSEMAMQIEAARQLILHAASMKDAGLPCLKEAAMAKLFASEMAERVVSNAMQVFGGYGYVADFPIERIYRDVRVCQIYEGTSDIQKILIARAL is encoded by the coding sequence ATGATCCTGACCGAAGAACACCAGATGATCCGCGACGCCCTGCGCAGCTATGCCCAGGAGCGCCTGGCGCCCAACGCCGCCCGTTGGGACAAGGAACACTATTTTCCGAAGGCCGAACTGAAGGAGCTGGCAGGACTGGGCGCCTTTGGCGTGGCGGTGCCGGAACAATATGGCGGGGCCGGTCTCGACTACGTGTCGCTGGCGCTGGTGCTGGAAGAGATCGCGGCCGGCGACGGCGGCACCTCGACCATCATCTCGGTCAACAACTGCCCGGTCTGCTCGATCGCGATGATGTACGCGAACGAAGAACAGAAGCAGCGCTGGTTGCGTCCCCTCGCGCAAGGCGAACTGCTCGGCGCCTTTGCCCTGACCGAACCGCATACCGGCAGCGACGCCGCCGCCCTGCGCACCACGGCGGTCCGCGATGGCGACCACTACATCATCAACGGCACCAAGCAGTTCATCACCAGCGGCAAATACGGCGATGTGGCCATCGTCATGGCCGTCACCGACAGGGCGGCGGGTAAAAAAGGCATCAGCGCCTTCTGGGTGCCGACCGATACCCCGGGCTACATCGTCGCCGGCCTGGAACAGAAGATGGGCCAGCACTCTTCCGACACGGCGCAGATCGTCTTCGAGAATTGCCGCGTGCCTGTCGAAAACCTGATCGGCGAAGAAGGCATGGGCTACAAGATCGCCCTGTCCGGCCTGGAGGGCGGACGCATCGGCATCGCCTCGCAGTCGGTCGGCATGGCGCGTGCAGCCTTCGAGGCGGCGCTTGGCTATGCAAAGGAGCGGGAAAGCTTCGGCAAGGCGATCTTCGAGCACCAGTCGGTGCAGTTCCGCCTGTCGGAGATGGCGATGCAGATCGAAGCGGCGCGCCAGCTGATCCTGCATGCGGCCTCGATGAAGGATGCGGGACTGCCCTGCCTGAAGGAAGCGGCAATGGCCAAGCTGTTCGCCTCCGAGATGGCCGAGCGCGTGGTGTCGAACGCGATGCAGGTCTTCGGCGGCTATGGCTACGTGGCCGATTTCCCGATCGAGCGCATCTACCGCGACGTGCGCGTGTGCCAGATCTATGAAGGCACCAGCGACATCCAGAAGATCCTGATCGCGCGCGCGCTGTGA
- a CDS encoding SDR family oxidoreductase: MPTALIIGASRGIGHELARQYRLDGWRVIATARKAQDLDELAALGAEPHQLDVTDADAIAGLGWKLDDEKIDTAWLVAGLYGPRHDGFPTQDEFDAVMHTNVLAAMRLLPVVAPLVAATRGKLGVLSSVMASIGARTSGNGSLYRASKAALNSVLRDTALTYGPQGATCIAFHPGWVQTDMGGASAPVPVEQSVRDLRSLLANAGPQANGTFLNHDGSPIPW; encoded by the coding sequence TTGCCAACTGCCCTCATCATCGGCGCCTCGCGAGGCATCGGCCACGAGCTGGCGCGCCAATACCGGCTTGATGGCTGGCGCGTGATCGCCACCGCACGCAAGGCGCAGGACCTGGACGAACTGGCCGCGCTCGGCGCCGAGCCACATCAACTCGACGTCACCGATGCCGATGCCATCGCTGGCCTCGGCTGGAAGCTCGACGACGAAAAGATCGACACCGCCTGGCTGGTCGCCGGCCTGTACGGCCCGCGCCACGACGGCTTCCCCACCCAGGATGAATTCGACGCCGTGATGCACACGAACGTGCTGGCGGCGATGCGCCTGCTGCCGGTCGTCGCGCCGCTGGTGGCCGCCACCCGCGGCAAGCTCGGCGTGCTGTCCTCCGTCATGGCCTCGATCGGCGCGCGCACGAGCGGCAACGGTTCGCTCTACCGCGCCAGCAAGGCGGCCCTGAACTCGGTGCTGCGCGACACCGCGCTCACCTATGGCCCGCAAGGCGCCACCTGCATCGCCTTCCACCCCGGCTGGGTCCAGACCGACATGGGCGGCGCGAGCGCCCCGGTGCCGGTCGAGCAGAGCGTGCGCGACCTGCGCTCCCTGCTGGCAAACGCCGGCCCGCAAGCGAACGGCACTTTCCTGAACCACGACGGCAGCCCGATTCCCTGGTAA